The genomic window AATCCGCTGCCAGAGCGGCGTATCATCGCGCCCGTGGGAGGAGAGCATATTGACCACCAGCGCACCGGAATCCGCCGAGGTAACGAAAAATACGATCACCATCAGCACGGCCACAAAAGAAAATACGCTGGAGAAGGGGAACTGTTCCAGAAACTGGAACAGTGCTACGGACTGATCCTTGGCCACCACCTCTCCCAACTGGGTAAGGCCCTGGTCGAGAATCATGTGGATGGCAGAGTTGCCGAAGAACGTCATCCACAGCAGCGTGACCGCAGCGGGCACCAGCATGGCACCCATGACAAATTCACGAATCGTGCGTCCGCGGGAAATTCGCGCGATAAACAGCCCTACAAAGGGTGACCAGGACATCCACCAGCCCCAGTAAAGAATCGTCCAGCCGCCGAGCCAGTCGGTAGGCTGGTAGGCGTAAAGGTTGAAGGTCTTGTTGACGATGACTGACAGGTAGTTACCGAAGTTCTGCACAAAGGCCTGCAGCAGGTAAACCGTGCTGCCCAGCAGCAGCACCATGAACAGCAGGATGCCGGCAAGGGTCATGTTGAGCTGTGACAACCGCTTGATGCCCGCATCCAGCCCCAGCACCACGGAAATAGTCGCGAGGATGGTGGTGACGATAATCAAGACCACCTGAACACCGCTACCCACGGGCAATCCGAACAGGTGGTTGAGGCCGGAGTTGATCTGCAACACACCGTAGCCAAGCGTCGTCGCTACACCGCACACCGTACCCACGATGGCAAATATATCCACCGCGTGGCCGATGGGGCCGTGAACGCGCTCGCCGATCATGGGGTAAAGCGCCGAGCGCAGGGTCAGAGGCAGGTTATGGCGGTAACTGAAATAGGCGAGGATCATCGCCACGATGGCGTAAATTGCCCAGGCATGGAATCCCCAGTGAAAGAAGGTGAGCACCATAGCCTGGCGTGCGGCCTCCACCGTGCCCGTGTCGCCGACCGGTGGATTCAGGTAATGCATCACCGGTTCCGCCACACCGAAGAACAGCAGGCCAATACCCATCCCGGCGGAAAACAGCATGGCAAACCAGGAGCCGAAACCATAGTCCGGCTCGACATGCTCGGGCCCGAGTTTGACACTGCCAAGGCTGGAGAGACCGATCACAAGCACGCAGATCAGGATAATGGCCACCACCAGCACGTAGTACCAGCTCCAGTAATCCACCACCCAGGCTTGCATCTGTTCAAAGAAAGTCGTGGCAGTCTGCGGGAACATGACTGCAAAGGCGACCAGCAACAGGAGCACGCCCGTCGCGGTGTAGAACACGGGCGGATCGAAGTGGGCGAGCTGCTGGGGCTTTTTCTCGGTCATAGCGCGATTACCACTTAAAATGCGGAAACTGAGAGAGGAGATTTTTTGCGCCTATCGGACTCAGCATAGACAATAGATGCTGTTATTAGGCTGCTTCATAAGAAATGAGTCTGACATGTTAAAAGTTTCTAGCAAGCTGGCGATTCCGCTGGAAGAGATCGAAATGAACGCCGTGCGCGCGCAGGGTGCCGGCGGCCAGAACGTCAACAAGGTCGCCAGTGCCATCCACTTGCGCTTTGATATTGCCGCTTCCTCCCTACCGGAAGAGGTAAAGACGCGCCTGTTGGCGCTGGGGGATCAGCGGATCTCCAGCGACGGTGTTATCGTGATCAAGGCCCAGCGCTTTCGCACCCAGGAAAAGAACCGGACCGACGCACTGGAACGGCTGCGGGAACTGGTTGCCAGCGCGACGCGCACACGCAAGAAGCGTGTGGCCACCAAACCCACGCGCGCTTCCAAGGAGCGCCGCCTGAAGCAGAAAACCCGCCGCGGGCAGATCAAATCCATGCGTGGGAAAGTGAGCGATCACTGATCCGTGTGACCAAACGGGACCGGTCGAACTGTTAATAAAAGAATCCGCAACATCAGCAACACTAGAAAGAGCGCTGAAGAATTCCATAAAGGAGGATGTCATGAGCAATCGCTACGCTGCCGAGGACCTGCACGCTTTTGTTACACAGCTGTTTCACCGTGCAGGGTTGGCCCAGGATCGCGCCGCCGTGATGGCCAATATCTTCCTGCAGGCGGACCTGCTGGGGTTCACCACCCATGGCCTCAATCGGGTTTCCAGTAACCTGAGCTGGCTGGTCAATGGCGAGACCCGCAAGGATGGTGAGCCGGAAGTGCTCTCGGATCGTGGCAGTTGCTTTAACTGGGATGCCAATTTCCTGCCCGGCCCCTGGGTACTGTCCCAGGCGGTCGGCCAGGCTTTGCAGCGGGTGGAAGAACACGGGGTGGTGACGGCTACCCTGCGTCGCAGCCAGCATATCGCCTGCCTGGCCGCCTACCTGCCGCCCATTATCGAGAAGGGTTGCATCGGTATCCTCACCTGTTCGACTCCGGCAGAGCGTACCGTCTCGCCTCAGGGCAGCCGCGATGCCCTGTTCTCTGCCAACCCCATCGCCTTTGCCGCGCCGGCGGGTGAGTACCCGCTGTTGTTCGATATCAGTATGTCGGTCACCGCTGGTGGCTACGTGTCCCGCGCCAAGCGGGAAAAGCGCATGCTGCCCACCGAGTGCCTCAAGGACAATCAGGGACAGCTCTCCAAAGACCCCGCCGCCTTTGAAGAAGGTGGCAGCATCTTGCCGGTGGGCGGTGCCGACCACGGTTACAAGGGCGCGGCGCTCAGCGCCATGCTGGAAGTGTTATCCATGGGGCTCAGCGGCTACGGCCGCGGCGACGAGCAGTCGAGTCACGATGACGAAGCCAACTCCGTGTTCCTGCAGGTGATCGACCCGCAGGCCTTCGGCAAGTCCGCCGACTTCCTGCGCCAGACCACCGCACTCTGCAACCTGTGGGAATCCTGCCGTCCCGACGAGGGCAGTGACAGCGAAGTGCGTGTCCCGGGTCAGCGCGCCTGGAGCGCCCGCAGCCGACAGCTGGAAGAGGGCGTGGAGCTGTATCCGTCCATCATGGATGACCTCGATCCCTGGGCGGACAAGCTCGACGTTATCGCCCCGCGGCCCATCGACTGAAAAGGAAAACGCTTGATCAGGAAAATCGGACCCACTGAGATAGGGTCAGTGCATCGGGCAACCTGTCACTGCGGTGCCGTAGAACTGGAGCTCAGCCTGCCGGATGGTATTGTCGATCCGCGCCGCTGTGATTGCTCCCTCTGCCGTCGCCGCGGTGCCATTGTCGCTTCGGTACCACTATCCGGAATTCGTATCGTCAAAGGACAGGAGCACCTGCGGTTGTATCAGTTCAATACCAACACGGCCAAACACTATTTTTGCGGCACCTGTGGCGTATACACCCATCACCAGCGTCGCTCCAACCCAAAGCAGTACGGATTCAACCTGGCATGTCTGGACGGGGTTAACCCGTTTGATCTTGGTGAAGTGCCGGTGATGGCCGGGGTAAACCATCCATCGGACCGGGAGGCTGCGGCGCAGTGACCGATACCCAGACCCTGCAAGCGATCGAACAGACCCTCGCCTTTGTTGTTGAAGTCGAAAAACTCAAAACGGTAGTGCGCAATACCCGCCCGGTAGGGCTCGATCGCTACGAGAATTCTGCCGAGCACAGCTGGCATGTGTGCCTCACGGCGCTGATGCTCAAAGACTTTGCCGATGAGGCAATTGATATCGACCGGGTAATCCGCATGTTGCTGATCCACGACCTGGGCGAGATCGATGCGGGCGATACCATCATCTATGCCAGTGAAACGCCCGAACAGAAGGGCGCCGAAGCGGAGGGTGTCAAGCGCATCCTGGCCATGCTGCCCGGCGACCACTTGCAGGAATATTTTGCCCTGTGGGAGGAGTTCGAAGCGGGCGAAACCGCCGATTCCCGTTACGCCCGTGCGGTGGACCGTGTACCGCCGTTACTGCACAACCTGCACGGCGGCGGCCACAGCTGGCGCAAGCACGACGTGCCGAAGGAAAAAGTACTGCAGCTGAACAGCCGCATCGCCAAGGGCAGTCGTGCCCTGTGGGAAGTGCTGGAGGCTCGCCTTCAGGGCGCGGTGGAAGAGGGTATCCTCAAATAGCCTGCAATCGGACAAATAAACCGGCAAACAAAAAGGCGCGCAGTTTTCGCTGCGCGCCTTTTATTTTTCACACAATTCTGCGTTTACTTGTACGGCGTACGCATCTCCACTTCGTGGAAGGCCGCTTCCCTGAGCACCAGCTCGTGCTCCATATCCTCGATTTCATGGCCCAGCTCTGTGTGCCGGGTTTTGAGACGGGCGATATCCGCCAGTAGTTCGATACGTTCTTCCTTGGTCGCTTCATCGCTCACCAGATGCGCGCTCATCTCGGTGATGTCATCGAGGATATGCTCGCGCTCGTTGTGAGCACTCTGGATCGCGTTGGTGACTTCATTCACCGCCCGCTGTGCCTGGTAGAGCTCGCGTCCCGACTCATAGCCCATCAGGAACAACCCTTCCAGGTCCTGCGGGCAGACGCCGCCGTAGTTGCCGCCGGCACGGCCAATGCGGAAGCCGCGTCTTTCTGTACAGTAAAGTTCCAGCCCCTCATTGCGACCGGCCCGGTAGGCATTGGCATTCGGCTGTACACCGTGATCAGCACAGGCCTGGCGGCGTTTGCCCAGCATGGCCACGGGCTGGCCGGCGGCGCCGTCTTCGTAGCCGATGGTGTGCCAGTCGGCGGTGATGCATTCCTCTTCACTCATGGTGGCGCAGCCGCCCAGCAGCAGGGCGGCGAGCACCAGTAAGGTGATTCCCTTGGCAGTATTCACGATATTTCCCTTTCCCCAGTAACCGTGATGATTAGGGCGCCTAAGGTATCGCACTGCAGCTGACTGCAGCCTGAAGCAAACCCCGTAAACGTGATGTGCGTCACAAAAATTCCGGAACCTTGAACGGTCGTACTGCAGGTTGTGACCGGAGTTGCTGAACCGTTTTCAGGCTGGCGCAGAAACTAACGCCGATTGTGGGCCATGGCGCGGCCAACCTCCCGGAAAAGAAATCGGGGCGTCTCATTCCACGACAATAAGCCCGAAATCGCGCCAAGCAGTACTAGGATAGGGGGGCAAAGCAAAAGAACAGACAACCAATAAAGAAAGAGGATACGCGGATGAATGATTTCGTCGCCATGACCGCTCTCGACCTGCTGCAAGGCTACCGGGACAAATCATTTTCCCCCGTAGAAGTCACCGAGGCGCTGCTTAAACAGATCGAGCGATGTAACTCCACCGTCAACGCCTACAACCTGATCGACCGGGAAACCACCCTGGAATTTGCCCGCGCCTCCGAGCAGCGCTATCAGTCGGGTGATACCTACGGCCAGCTCGACGGTGTGCCGGTGGCCATCAAAGACGTGTTCCTCACACCCATGTGGCCCACCCTCAAGGGCTCGAAGACCATCGATCCTAAGTCGACCATCAACAAGTCCGCCCCGGCGGTAGCGGCGCTGGAGCGCAATGGTTACGTGCCACTGGGCAAGACCACCACGCCGGAATTCGGCTGGAAGGGCGTCACCGATAATCCCATCGACGGTGTTACCCGCAACCCCTGGAACCCGGACAAGACCGCTGGCGGTTCCAGTGGTGGCAGTGCCGCGGCAGTACCACTGGGTATGGGTCCGCTGGCGCTGGGCACCGATGCCGGTGGCTCCATCCGTATTCCGGCCGGTTTCTGCGGTCATGTGGGCCTGAAACCCAGCTTCGGCGAAGTGCCGCACTGGCCCGCCAGCCCGTTCGGTACCCTGGCCCATGCCGGCCCCATGACCTGGACCGTGGCCGACTGCGCGTTGATGATGAATGTGCTCTCCGAGGCAGACGATCGCGATACGAATGCCATCCCGCGCCGCAATATCGATTACCTGGCGGCCATTCGCGGTGAGCCCGGTGATTTACTAAAGGGCCTGAAAATCGCCTTCAGTGCCACCCTCGGTTACGTGCAGGTGGACCGGGAAGTGGAAGAGACGGTGCGCAAGGCCGCGCACGTGTTGCAGTCCCTCGGCGCAGAGATTGTGGAAGTGGCGCCGGGCTTCGACGATCCCCTGGCGCCGTTCGGCCACCTGTTTTATGGCGGCGCCGCCAATGCGCTGCGGGACCTCAACAAGCGCCAGCGCGCACAGATGGATCCGCAACTGGTGGCGGTGTCGGAAAAGGCCGCCCAGCTTTCCATGCTCGATTACCTCGGTGCGGTGAATGAGCGCGCCGCGCTGTGCGAGCGCATGGTCGCGTTCCATCGCAAGTACGACCTGCTGCTCACGCCCACATTGCCGATTACCGCGTTCAAGGCCGGGCGCGAAGTGCCGGAAGACTGGCCCAGCACCCGCTGGCCCTCCTGGACGCCATTTACCTATCCGTTCAATCTCACCGGCCAGCCGGCACTGTCTGTACCCTGCGGCTTCTCCAGCGATGGCCTGCCTATCGGCCTGCAGATTGTCGGGCGCAAGTTCGACGATGCCACCGTGCTGCGCGCCGGCCAGGCCTATCAGCTGGCGGCACCGCTGACCGATAAACGTCCGGAACTCTTCTATGAAAATGCGGCTGAGGGGGCGCAGGCGTGAGTCGGCTGGATTTCGATTTCTACGAGTCGGAGGATCCGGTCTGGAATCCGGCGCTACTGACCATCCCTGTGCCCGGCATTCGAAAGATGGTGAATCTGGCCGCCACCATGGACGATGTGATTCACCTGTCCATCGGCCAGCCGGATGCACCGACGCCGCCGCACGTGATTCACGCCACCATCGATGCGCTGGAAGCGGGCCAGACCGGCTACACCATGGATGCAGGGTTGCCGGAACTGCTGGAGGCATTGGCGGAATACAACAGCGAGCGCTATGGCCGGCCGATTTCGCCGGAAAATATCCTTGTCACCACCGGTGCGACCGAGGCTATTTATCTGGCGCTCACCGCCGTGTCCGCCCCCGGGCGCGAATTTATCGTGCCGGATCCCTCGTTCATGCTGTATGCCCCGCTGATCCGTATGAATGGCGGCGAGGTGAAATACATCCCCACGCGGGCGGAGAACAATCACCAGCTGGATCCGCAGGAAGTTATCGATGCGATCGATAACAACACCCATGCCATCATCCTGAACTCCCCCAGCAATCCCACCGGCACCGTCTACCCGCGGGAGACGGTGGAGGCCATCGTGCAGGAGGCCGCCTACCGCGGCATCTATGTATTGAGTGACGAGGTCTACGATCACCTGATTTATGACAACCGGGACTATGCCAGTGTGTTGTCCTGCTGTTCCGATCTCGATCATGTAATGATCATGAGCAGCTTCTCCAAAACATTCAGCATGGCTGGCATGCGCATCGGTTGGTTGATCGCCAGCCAAGGTGCAATCCGCAAGCTTCGGCGCTACCACATGTTTACCACCACGGTTGCCAATACGCCCTGCCAGTGGGCCGGCGTCGCGGCGCTGCGCGGTGATCGCAGCTTCATTGACAAGACCGTCGATATCTATCGCCAGCGCCGCGACCGGCTCGTGGAGCTGGTGAACCAGACCCCCTACCTGGAAGGGTATACCCCCGAGGGCGCTTTCTATCTTTTCCCTGCCTTGCCCGAGGGTGTCAACGGCAATAACGTCGCCCTGCGTATGCTGCGGGAAACCGGCGTCTGTACCATTGCCGGCGATACGTTTGGTGAGTCCTGTAGGAATGCCATCCGCATTAGTTACGCGACGTCGATCGAAAATATCGAGCGGGCATTTGAGCGGATTATTCCGTGGATGGAGAAACAGGATTTTGGCTGAGTGAAAGGAGCAGAGGAGGGAGGTTAGACCACTACCAAGCAACGGTAGTGGTCAGGCTCGTGCAATATTCAGGCGGGTTGTGCGACCCCCTGAACCAGCCACGCCTCCGCCTCGTCCTCCTCATCCAGATCAAAAGCTTTGATATCCAGCCCCGGGAAAAGCTTGCCTTCCAGCTCGGCAGCGGTCTGTAGCCAGTCCGTATCGGTGAGCAGTGCCACACGATCGTAATGGCCCATGGTGCGTAGCAATTCAGGGATGCGCGAAAGCTTGATCATCATGGCGCCAAAGCTTGGCAGGTGAAAATCCCGAATCCGGTACAACATCCTGCCTTCTTCGATATCCTGCGACCGGGCAACAAAGTCGTCGAGGGCCTTTTCCATCTCGGTACCATTCAGGTCACCGGAAAAATCGATATCGAGGCGGTTCTTGCCATTCTTTTTGATACTCAACATGTCACTCTCCGCTTTGTCAGATTACGAAGCACAATTTCGCTTGGCC from Microbulbifer aggregans includes these protein-coding regions:
- a CDS encoding BCCT family transporter — its product is MTEKKPQQLAHFDPPVFYTATGVLLLLVAFAVMFPQTATTFFEQMQAWVVDYWSWYYVLVVAIILICVLVIGLSSLGSVKLGPEHVEPDYGFGSWFAMLFSAGMGIGLLFFGVAEPVMHYLNPPVGDTGTVEAARQAMVLTFFHWGFHAWAIYAIVAMILAYFSYRHNLPLTLRSALYPMIGERVHGPIGHAVDIFAIVGTVCGVATTLGYGVLQINSGLNHLFGLPVGSGVQVVLIIVTTILATISVVLGLDAGIKRLSQLNMTLAGILLFMVLLLGSTVYLLQAFVQNFGNYLSVIVNKTFNLYAYQPTDWLGGWTILYWGWWMSWSPFVGLFIARISRGRTIREFVMGAMLVPAAVTLLWMTFFGNSAIHMILDQGLTQLGEVVAKDQSVALFQFLEQFPFSSVFSFVAVLMVIVFFVTSADSGALVVNMLSSHGRDDTPLWQRIFWCFLIGAVAIALLLAGGLASLQTAVIVSALPFSAILLVAIYGLIKALRLDTMKQVSRHAPVAPISARNPVVWQRRLKNALQLPTLAEVHEFIHDVGKPSLEEFAEEMRKSGYTATVTEGENHYVELEVLHGEELSFIYGLQPKATLKPETDNPDKVLDDSRDDGSSDVYFRADVHLFEGGQDYDVMGWTKDQILTDMVSQYERHLQYLHTLR
- a CDS encoding HD domain-containing protein is translated as MTDTQTLQAIEQTLAFVVEVEKLKTVVRNTRPVGLDRYENSAEHSWHVCLTALMLKDFADEAIDIDRVIRMLLIHDLGEIDAGDTIIYASETPEQKGAEAEGVKRILAMLPGDHLQEYFALWEEFEAGETADSRYARAVDRVPPLLHNLHGGGHSWRKHDVPKEKVLQLNSRIAKGSRALWEVLEARLQGAVEEGILK
- a CDS encoding pyridoxal phosphate-dependent aminotransferase encodes the protein MSRLDFDFYESEDPVWNPALLTIPVPGIRKMVNLAATMDDVIHLSIGQPDAPTPPHVIHATIDALEAGQTGYTMDAGLPELLEALAEYNSERYGRPISPENILVTTGATEAIYLALTAVSAPGREFIVPDPSFMLYAPLIRMNGGEVKYIPTRAENNHQLDPQEVIDAIDNNTHAIILNSPSNPTGTVYPRETVEAIVQEAAYRGIYVLSDEVYDHLIYDNRDYASVLSCCSDLDHVMIMSSFSKTFSMAGMRIGWLIASQGAIRKLRRYHMFTTTVANTPCQWAGVAALRGDRSFIDKTVDIYRQRRDRLVELVNQTPYLEGYTPEGAFYLFPALPEGVNGNNVALRMLRETGVCTIAGDTFGESCRNAIRISYATSIENIERAFERIIPWMEKQDFG
- the arfB gene encoding alternative ribosome rescue aminoacyl-tRNA hydrolase ArfB, translating into MLKVSSKLAIPLEEIEMNAVRAQGAGGQNVNKVASAIHLRFDIAASSLPEEVKTRLLALGDQRISSDGVIVIKAQRFRTQEKNRTDALERLRELVASATRTRKKRVATKPTRASKERRLKQKTRRGQIKSMRGKVSDH
- a CDS encoding GFA family protein; the protein is MHRATCHCGAVELELSLPDGIVDPRRCDCSLCRRRGAIVASVPLSGIRIVKGQEHLRLYQFNTNTAKHYFCGTCGVYTHHQRRSNPKQYGFNLACLDGVNPFDLGEVPVMAGVNHPSDREAAAQ
- a CDS encoding Ldh family oxidoreductase encodes the protein MSNRYAAEDLHAFVTQLFHRAGLAQDRAAVMANIFLQADLLGFTTHGLNRVSSNLSWLVNGETRKDGEPEVLSDRGSCFNWDANFLPGPWVLSQAVGQALQRVEEHGVVTATLRRSQHIACLAAYLPPIIEKGCIGILTCSTPAERTVSPQGSRDALFSANPIAFAAPAGEYPLLFDISMSVTAGGYVSRAKREKRMLPTECLKDNQGQLSKDPAAFEEGGSILPVGGADHGYKGAALSAMLEVLSMGLSGYGRGDEQSSHDDEANSVFLQVIDPQAFGKSADFLRQTTALCNLWESCRPDEGSDSEVRVPGQRAWSARSRQLEEGVELYPSIMDDLDPWADKLDVIAPRPID
- a CDS encoding DUF2799 domain-containing protein; translation: MNTAKGITLLVLAALLLGGCATMSEEECITADWHTIGYEDGAAGQPVAMLGKRRQACADHGVQPNANAYRAGRNEGLELYCTERRGFRIGRAGGNYGGVCPQDLEGLFLMGYESGRELYQAQRAVNEVTNAIQSAHNEREHILDDITEMSAHLVSDEATKEERIELLADIARLKTRHTELGHEIEDMEHELVLREAAFHEVEMRTPYK
- a CDS encoding STAS/SEC14 domain-containing protein produces the protein MLSIKKNGKNRLDIDFSGDLNGTEMEKALDDFVARSQDIEEGRMLYRIRDFHLPSFGAMMIKLSRIPELLRTMGHYDRVALLTDTDWLQTAAELEGKLFPGLDIKAFDLDEEDEAEAWLVQGVAQPA
- a CDS encoding amidase; translated protein: MNDFVAMTALDLLQGYRDKSFSPVEVTEALLKQIERCNSTVNAYNLIDRETTLEFARASEQRYQSGDTYGQLDGVPVAIKDVFLTPMWPTLKGSKTIDPKSTINKSAPAVAALERNGYVPLGKTTTPEFGWKGVTDNPIDGVTRNPWNPDKTAGGSSGGSAAAVPLGMGPLALGTDAGGSIRIPAGFCGHVGLKPSFGEVPHWPASPFGTLAHAGPMTWTVADCALMMNVLSEADDRDTNAIPRRNIDYLAAIRGEPGDLLKGLKIAFSATLGYVQVDREVEETVRKAAHVLQSLGAEIVEVAPGFDDPLAPFGHLFYGGAANALRDLNKRQRAQMDPQLVAVSEKAAQLSMLDYLGAVNERAALCERMVAFHRKYDLLLTPTLPITAFKAGREVPEDWPSTRWPSWTPFTYPFNLTGQPALSVPCGFSSDGLPIGLQIVGRKFDDATVLRAGQAYQLAAPLTDKRPELFYENAAEGAQA